A single genomic interval of Ruminococcus sp. NK3A76 harbors:
- a CDS encoding baseplate J/gp47 family protein → MAKVDDRSKEDIIAQIRERAKSYTPEWSIDTENPDIAAALALVYAEMLAGTIKKVNNTPLKNKIAFFNMMNASLLPASPSEGYVSFSLSSDDVGETEVAKGAVLSSYTAEGDTMRFETCDDILVSPAKIVKAFCVDDAGSFIGEYEGFGEQKTVLFGLPRENLQKHIMCLSHPYAFGISSKGQIALRLFNRGGTASVTDSIRALTEESTASIEYYGGERSGYTPFDSVREENGELILQKGADRPPVTADEEGISIRISVKDMSRVQSLSFTHMEAFPSGDAIVPDSVQNGNVEYDINEFHPFGERFGLFDEVYLGSSEVLSKCGAKITVSFDMSIVEVPIENQIDDGGINWKWVANKKDFKEAESYKIAITSVIWEYFNGIGWSRLFQDSYAADIFSIKEGVTSCFKSMTFTCPDDIAETFVGAGSGYYIRARILKAENLYKNKGWYLSPLVRNLSFEYHYEAHGCRISDITAYNNISQQRYDPVFAAEEGYAPFIHSGFGGRTVLFGFNSPPDKGPMRILWDIEEGTASARPKLIWTYLTDKGWCPVNIVDETEGFSKAGSTVLLDNHGFAKRTLFGEELYWIAVSDKEDMYRSKRAGMPVIDRIYFNTVRVINVDSHNEEYFAMNIYSEDAVFTLASAGVLELELYVNEIDSIKETELSELEKLGRIIRVSGSGGIDSEIWVRWDDVGSFAAENSASRSYVLDRSTGRITFGNGRKGRIPPVSDINNIRVIYTTGGGERTNIPAGKIAGLERSYGFVSETVNPKSFYGGSDTETIHEAMRRNAVMLRTQGKAVTARDLESLTFNASRNIKKLRCISGRNASGSRESGAVTLVVLKRENSEFVRIRNEIAEYLKDRLPGNIVSNDRLYITEPTFVKINVRAEIQTKDINGIFELRKNAQKCLEDYFAAFSGTEGDNLWRLGMIPNEQQIRSALMRLKDIVLIRRLYITMYVLSAGGQKEIDSDSVADYSYLLAQSGEHDISVTVV, encoded by the coding sequence GTGGCAAAGGTAGATGACCGCAGCAAAGAGGATATTATCGCACAGATAAGGGAGCGTGCCAAAAGCTATACCCCCGAGTGGAGCATAGACACGGAAAACCCCGATATAGCCGCGGCTCTTGCACTTGTTTATGCCGAGATGCTCGCAGGCACGATAAAAAAGGTCAATAACACCCCCCTCAAAAACAAGATAGCATTTTTCAATATGATGAACGCATCACTTCTGCCCGCATCGCCCTCAGAGGGCTATGTGAGCTTTTCGCTGTCCTCCGACGATGTCGGGGAGACCGAGGTTGCAAAGGGCGCTGTGCTTTCGTCATATACGGCAGAGGGCGACACAATGCGCTTTGAGACCTGCGATGATATCCTTGTCTCTCCCGCAAAGATAGTCAAGGCCTTCTGCGTAGATGATGCAGGCTCGTTTATCGGCGAGTATGAAGGCTTCGGTGAGCAGAAAACAGTGCTCTTCGGGCTTCCGCGCGAAAATCTGCAAAAGCATATAATGTGCCTTTCTCACCCCTATGCCTTCGGCATAAGCTCTAAGGGGCAGATAGCGCTCAGGCTGTTTAACAGGGGCGGCACCGCCTCGGTGACTGACAGCATAAGGGCGCTTACCGAAGAGAGTACTGCAAGCATAGAGTATTACGGCGGCGAGAGGTCGGGGTATACCCCGTTTGACAGCGTGCGGGAAGAAAACGGCGAGCTTATACTGCAAAAGGGTGCAGACCGCCCGCCCGTGACCGCCGACGAGGAAGGTATCAGCATACGCATTAGTGTTAAGGATATGTCAAGGGTGCAGAGCCTGAGCTTTACGCATATGGAGGCCTTTCCCTCGGGTGATGCGATAGTTCCCGACAGCGTGCAGAACGGAAACGTAGAATACGATATAAATGAGTTTCACCCCTTCGGTGAGCGATTCGGGCTTTTTGACGAGGTGTATCTCGGCTCGTCCGAGGTGCTTTCTAAGTGCGGCGCAAAGATCACTGTGAGCTTTGATATGAGTATAGTCGAGGTGCCGATAGAAAATCAGATAGATGACGGCGGCATCAACTGGAAATGGGTCGCCAACAAAAAGGATTTTAAAGAGGCAGAGTCATATAAAATAGCGATAACGAGCGTCATCTGGGAGTATTTCAACGGCATAGGCTGGAGCAGGCTTTTCCAAGACAGCTATGCTGCCGATATTTTCAGCATAAAGGAAGGCGTTACGAGCTGCTTTAAAAGCATGACCTTCACCTGCCCCGATGACATCGCCGAGACCTTTGTGGGCGCAGGCTCGGGGTATTACATAAGAGCAAGGATACTCAAAGCCGAGAACCTTTACAAAAACAAGGGCTGGTATCTTTCGCCCCTTGTGCGCAATCTTTCCTTTGAGTATCATTATGAGGCTCACGGCTGCCGCATATCCGATATAACGGCATACAACAACATTTCGCAGCAGCGCTATGACCCTGTTTTTGCGGCGGAGGAGGGCTATGCGCCCTTCATACACAGCGGCTTTGGCGGCAGAACGGTGCTTTTCGGCTTTAACTCGCCGCCCGACAAGGGACCTATGCGCATACTTTGGGATATAGAGGAGGGCACCGCGTCGGCACGTCCAAAGCTTATCTGGACATATCTTACAGACAAGGGCTGGTGTCCTGTGAACATCGTTGATGAGACAGAGGGCTTTTCAAAGGCAGGCTCTACGGTGCTTTTGGATAATCACGGCTTTGCAAAGCGAACTCTCTTCGGCGAGGAGCTTTACTGGATAGCCGTATCAGACAAGGAGGATATGTACCGCAGCAAAAGAGCGGGTATGCCCGTGATCGACAGGATATATTTCAACACGGTCAGGGTCATAAATGTTGACAGCCATAACGAGGAATACTTTGCGATGAATATATACAGCGAGGACGCCGTGTTCACTCTTGCATCTGCGGGAGTACTGGAGCTTGAGCTGTATGTCAATGAGATAGACTCGATCAAGGAAACAGAGCTTTCGGAGCTTGAAAAGCTCGGCCGCATAATAAGAGTGAGCGGCAGCGGCGGCATTGACTCCGAGATATGGGTCAGGTGGGACGATGTAGGCTCATTTGCTGCAGAGAACAGCGCCTCGAGGAGCTATGTGCTTGACCGCAGCACGGGCAGGATAACCTTCGGCAACGGCCGCAAGGGCAGGATACCGCCCGTATCGGATATAAACAATATAAGGGTGATATACACAACAGGCGGCGGCGAGCGCACAAATATCCCGGCAGGCAAGATAGCGGGGCTTGAACGCTCCTACGGCTTTGTGTCCGAGACGGTCAATCCAAAGAGCTTTTACGGCGGGAGCGATACCGAGACGATACACGAGGCGATGAGAAGAAACGCCGTAATGCTTCGCACACAGGGCAAGGCCGTGACCGCCCGCGATCTTGAGAGCCTGACATTCAATGCGTCGAGAAACATCAAAAAGCTTAGATGCATAAGCGGCAGGAACGCCTCCGGCAGCAGGGAGAGCGGTGCAGTTACGCTTGTGGTGCTAAAGCGCGAGAACTCGGAGTTTGTCAGGATACGAAACGAGATAGCCGAGTATCTTAAGGACAGGCTCCCCGGGAATATAGTATCAAACGACAGGCTGTATATCACCGAGCCGACATTTGTGAAAATAAATGTCAGAGCCGAGATACAGACAAAGGATATAAACGGCATTTTCGAGCTCAGAAAGAACGCGCAGAAATGCTTGGAGGATTATTTTGCGGCGTTCTCGGGCACCGAGGGCGACAATCTCTGGCGGCTCGGCATGATACCCAACGAGCAGCAGATAAGGAGTGCGCTTATGCGCTTAAAGGATATAGTGCTCATACGCAGGCTTTATATAACCATGTATGTGCTTTCCGCAGGCGGCCAGAAGGAGATAGACAGTGATTCAGTAGCCGATTACAGCTACCTTCTTGCCCAAAGCGGCGAGCATGATATCTCGGTAACGGTAGTGTGA
- a CDS encoding GPW/gp25 family protein codes for MYDKSFLGTGFKFPVSVDPNTGRVRTSSNEEDISESVRLILGTAPGERPMMPEFGCAINSFAFSGSDYTTLMMMKREVENALIMWEPRIKDINAEVAFAPDDNGKLIINVSYVVRSTNNPFNLVYPFYINEGYGDTER; via the coding sequence ATGTATGATAAGAGCTTTCTCGGAACGGGCTTTAAGTTCCCCGTGAGCGTAGACCCGAATACCGGCAGAGTGCGCACATCCTCAAATGAGGAGGATATAAGCGAATCGGTGCGCCTGATACTCGGCACAGCCCCCGGTGAGCGTCCGATGATGCCCGAGTTTGGGTGCGCTATAAACTCATTCGCTTTCAGCGGCTCGGATTATACCACGCTTATGATGATGAAGCGCGAGGTCGAGAATGCGCTTATAATGTGGGAGCCGCGCATAAAGGACATAAACGCTGAGGTGGCCTTTGCACCCGACGATAACGGCAAGCTGATAATAAATGTAAGCTATGTGGTAAGGTCAACAAATAACCCTTTCAACCTCGTCTATCCCTTCTATATAAACGAGGGCTACGGCGATACGGAAAGATAA